The Phoenix dactylifera cultivar Barhee BC4 chromosome 9, palm_55x_up_171113_PBpolish2nd_filt_p, whole genome shotgun sequence genome window below encodes:
- the LOC103696841 gene encoding receptor-like protein kinase HSL1 gives MRLLLPLLLFFHLSQLAFSLNQEGIYLLEARRGLDDPGDALANWNRRDDTPCNWTGVFCSPPSSPSSDRIVTSIDLSGKGLVGPFPAVLCRLPYLASLSLSDNYINSSLPDSALRPCASLSHLDLSVNNLVGPLPSALAALPALLHLDLSANNFSGPIPPSFAAFPRLQRLSLVNNLLTSTIPSFLSNVSTLRELNLSYNSFTPGPVPAELAKLGSLEQLWLSHCNLTGEIPPELGRLAKLANFDLSTNSLSGPIPATLTQLSSLVQIELYNNFLSGPIPSGFSKLANLRRIDVSTNQLKGPLPEDIFDAPLLENVHLYTNQLTGSIPAGVSRASKLVELSLFRNQLNGSLPADFGKNSPLMSLDLSDNLLSGEIPPSICDRGVLEELLLIDNFFTGSLPKGLGRCRTLTRVRLANNRLSGEVPAGMWGLPHVSLLELKGNFFSGGISPAISSAANLSNLVISYNQFSGSIPSEMGSLSKLYEFSAANNRLTGPLPSSLGNLSELGRLNLCNNSLSGELLRGIESWERLSELTLSYNDFTGGIPPELGDLPVLNYLDLSNNILTGEIPVQLQNLKLSKFNVSNNRLSGSLPPLLASQAYRNSFLGNPGLCDDLPGLCPVTPGGRKDGHAFLWLLWSIFILAALVFVVGVAWFYWRYRSFKRSKLGMDKSKWTLTSFHKLGFSEYEILDCLDEDNVIGSGASGKVYKAVLSNGEAAAVKKLWGTSKKDGDNVDQMVDDLFEAEVATLGKIRHKNIVKLWCCCTHMDCKLLVYEYMPNGSLGDLLHGSKGGLLDWPTRYKIALDAAEGLSYLHHDCVPPIVHRDVKSNNILLDGEFGARVADFGVAKAVEAIGKGSKSMSGIAGSCGYIAPEYAYTLRVNEKSDIYSFGVVILELVTGRRPADPEFGEKDLVKWVCSTIDQKDVDLVIDPKLDMCSKEEIEKVLKIGLLCTSSLPINRPPMRKVVKMLQEVSADKPNKPEKRHGKLSPYYHEDASSDQGSII, from the exons ATGCGACTTTTACTACCgttgctgctcttcttccaCCTCTCCCAGCTCGCCTTCTCTCTCAACCAAGAAGGCATCTATCTTCTCGAGGCCAGGCGAGGCCTGGACGACCCCGGCGACGCCCTGGCCAACTGGAACCGCCGCGACGACACCCCGTGCAACTGGACCGGCGTTTTCTGCTCTCCTCCCAGCTCCCCTTCCTCCGACCGGATCGTCACCTCCATCGATCTCTCCGGCAAGGGCCTCGTCGGCCCATTCCCCGCCGTCCTCTGCCGCCTCCCTTACCtcgcctccctctccctctccgatAACTATATCAACTCCTCCCTCCCCGACTCCGCCCTCCGTCCCTGCGCTTCCCTTTCCCACTTGGACCTCTCCGTGAACAACCTCGTCGGCCCCCTCCCCTCCGCCCTCGCTGCCCTCCCCGCCCTCCTCCACCTCGACCTTTCGGCGAACAACTTCTCCGGCCCCATCCCCCCCTCGTTCGCCGCCTTCCCCCGCCTCCAACGCCTCTCCCTCGTCAACAACCTTCTAACCTCCACCATCCCCTCTTTCCTCTCCAACGTCTCTACCCTCCGCGAACTCAATCTTTCTTACAACTCCTTCACTCCCGGCCCCGTTCCCGCCGAGCTCGCCAAACTCGGCTCCCTTGAGCAGCTTTGGCTCTCCCACTGCAATCTTACTGGCGAGATCCCCCCCGAGCTCGGCCGCCTCGCCAAGCTCGCCAACTTCGACCTCTCCACCAACTCCCTTTCCGGACCCATCCCGGCGACCCTCACCCAGCTCTCCAGCCTCGTCCAGATCGAGCTATATAACAACTTCCTCTCCGGTCCCATCCCCTCCGGCTTCTCCAAGCTCGCCAATCTCCGCCGGATCGACGTCTCCACGAACCAACTCAAGGGTCCTCTTCCTGAGGACATCTTTGACGCCCCTCTGCTTGAAAATGTCCATCTTTATACTAACCAGctcaccgggagcattcccgcCGGCGTGTCTCGCGCTTCGAAGCTCGTCGAGCTGAGTCTCTTCCGCAACCAGCTGAATGGCTCCCTTCCTGCGGATTTCGGCAAGAACTCTCCTTTGATGTCTCTTGATCTCTCGGACAATTTGCTCTCCGGAGAGATCCCGCCGAGCATTTGCGACCGCGGCGTGCTGGAGGAGCTCCTCTTGATCGATAACTTCTTCACAGGGAGCTTGCCAAAGGGTCTCGGCCGGTGCCGGACGCTCACACGGGTCCGGCTCGCGAACAACCGGCTCTCCGGCGAGGTCCCGGCCGGGATGTGGGGCCTGCCCCATGTCTCGCTTCTTGAGCTCAAAGGTAATTTCTTTTCTGGTGGGATCTCTCCGGCTATATCCAGCGCGGCAAATCTTTCGAATCTCGTCATCTCTTATAACCAGTTCAGCGGCAGTATCCCATCGGAAATGGGATCTCTGTCTAAGCTATATGAGTTTTCCGCTGCGAATAACAGGTTGACTGGGCCACTGCCGTCGTCCCTTGGCAACTTGTCGGAGCTCGGCCGGCTTAACCTCTGCAACAATTCCCTCTCCGGCGAGTTGCTCAGAGGGATCGAATCCTGGGAAAGGCTCAGTGAGCTGACCCTCTCCTATAATGATTTCACTGGTGGGATACCGCCGGAGCTGGGCGACCTTCCGGTGCTCAACTATCTCGATCTCTCGAACAACATACTCACCGGCGAGATCCCTGtccaattgcaaaacttgaagcTCAGCAAGTTTAACGTATCCAACAATCGCCTGTCGGGATCTCTTCCACCCCTGTTGGCGAGCCAGGCCTACCGCAATAGCTTCTTGGGCAATCCCGGACTGTGTGATGACTTGCCGGGGTTGTGCCCTGTTACACCGGGAGGCAGGAAGGATGGCCATGCGTTCCTTTGGTTGCTCTGGTCGATCTTCATCCTAGCTGCTCTGGTCTTCGTTGTCGGGGTGGCATGGTTCTATTGGAGGTACCGGAGCTTCAAGAGGTCCAAGCTGGGAATGGATAAGTCTAAGTGGACGCTGACCTCGTTCCACAAGTTAGGATTCAGCGAATATGAGATCCTGGACTGCCTCGATGAAGATAATGTGATAGGCAGCGGAGCATCCGGGAAGGTGTACAAGGCAGTCCTCAGCAATGGAGAGGCAGCCGCAGTGAAGAAACTCTGGgggacatcaaagaaggatggGGACAACGTAGATCAGATGGTCGATGATCTTTTCGAAGCAGAGGTTGCGACTCTGGGAAAGATCAGGCACAAGAACATTGTCAAGCTGTGGTGCTGCTGCACTCACATGGATTGCAAGCTTCTGGTTTATGAATACATGCCTAATGGAAGCTTGGGGGACTTGCTGCATGGCAGCAAGGGAGGGCTTTTAGATTGGCCGACAAGGTATAAGATTGCCTTGGATGCGGCCGAAGGACTCTCTTATCTGCACCATGACTGCGTGCCACCAATTGTGCACAGAGATGTGAAGTCCAACAACATCCTGTTGGATGGGGAGTTTGGAGCGCGGGTGGCAGATTTTGGGGTTGCAAAGGCGGTCGAAGCAATTGGGAAGGGGTCGAAATCTATGTCCGGTATCGCGGGTTCGTGTGGATATATCGCCCCAG AGTATGCATACACCCTCCGGGTGAATGAGAAGAGCGACATATACAGCTTCGGTGTCGTCATTCTGGAGCTGGTGACAGGGAGGCGCCCTGCGGATCCTGAGTTTGGAGAGAAGGACCTGGTGAAGTGGGTGTGCAGCACAATTGATCAGAAGGATGTGGACCTCGTGATCGACCCCAAGCTTGATATGTGCTCCAAGGAGGAGATAGAAAAGGTCCTCAAAATTGGCCTCCTTTGCACCAGTTCCCTCCCCATCAACCGCCCTCCCATGAGGAAGGTAGTGAAGATGCTCCAAGAAGTGAGTGCTGACAAGCCTAACAAGCCTGAGAAGAGGCATGGAAAACTCTCCCCCTACTACCACGAAGATGCATCATCCGATCAGGGGAGTATTATTTGA